The Magnetococcus marinus MC-1 genome contains the following window.
GCTGATTATTTGCAGCAATGTTATCATTTATTTTAATGGCACACTCCAAAACCGAGTCATGGATCTGTTTGCCCGCTCCCTACACCAAGATGGTATTCTTATGCTCGGCCCCACAGAAGGTTTGAGCGGTGGAAATGGAGAGAGACATTTTAAACCAGAAAGTGCTAATATGCGAATATATCGACTTAAACAGTAGGCTGGAGAACTTTGTGTCGGCGTTTAACTTTCATATTTTGGTTGTCGATGACACCACCGCCAATCGCTACACCATGAAAGCCATCCTGGGTGGGTTAGAGCACGTGGTCATACTCGAAGCAAACTCGGGCGAGCAAGCTTTGGCACTGACCATCGAACAACAGGTGGACCTCATCCTGCTGGATATTCAAATGCCCGGCATGGACGGCTTTGAAACCGCCCACCTGCTCAAAATGTCAGCCAGCACGCGCGATATCCCCATTATTTTTATTACCGCCATTTACCGTTCAGAGCATTTTTATAAACAAGGCTACCAAGTTGGGGCCGTGGATTACCTGACCAAACCGGTGGATGAAAATCTATTACTCAACCGGATTTTGTCTTATATGCGCCTGCTCCAGCGTGAAAAAAGCCTGCAACGCACCATGGCAGAGTTGCAGCGTAAGGAACATGCCCTGCAAACGGCCCATGATGAAATTGCCGAAACACTGCGTGAACGCACCGTTGCGCTCGACCGAGCCAGTGACGCGATCATCTCCGCTGACCAACAGGGCCATGTGATTTTTTGGAACCATGGTGCCGAACGCATCTTTGGTTACCCCAAACAGACCATTTTACATACGCCCCTGCTACGTCTTATACCCGACCAACTACACGAGACATTCCTTTCCCATTTTTCAGAGGTCATCGCTTCTGGTGAAATTAAAAATTCCGATAGTATTTATGAGTTTAGCGGCTTACGTGCCAATGGTGAAGTTTTCCCCATTGAGGTCTCTGTCTCCTATTGGCAAGGCGCTGAGCGGCATTTTTTCTCGGCTGTGGTACGGGATATCAGTCAGCGTAAACAATTGGAAACACAACTGCGTCACGCACAGCAAATTTCTGAATCGGCCAACCGTGCCAAGAGCACCTTTTTGGCCACCATGTCACACGAAATTCGCACCCCTTTGAATACCATTTTGGGCATGGGTCAACTGCTCGAAGAGACCGACCTAACTGAAATGCAACACTGGTGCGTTAATATTCTTGGCAATTCGGGTCGGGCCTTGCTCACCCTGATCAATGATATTCTTGATCTTTCTAAAATTGAAGAGGGGCATCTTTCACTGGAACACACCCCTTTTGACCTTCATCAACTTTTACAGGAAGTCGAGGAGCTGTTTACCTTCTCGGCCTTAGCTAAGGGCATTACACTGCGCGGCCATTTTTCAGAAAGCCTGCCCCAGTGGGTTATGGGAGACCCTACCCGCCTACGCCAAGTGCTGCTCAATCTGCTGGGCAATGCCATTAAGTTCACCAAACAGGGCTTTGTTGAACTCTCCGCACAAACCATGGCAGAGGATGAAATCTGTTTTTCTGTTTTTGACAGCGGCCCTGGTATTGCCAAGGAACGCCAGCAAGAGATTTTTTTACCCTTTACCCAAGCGGACTCCAGCACCACCCGCAAATATGGCGGCAGTGGCCTCGGTTTAACCATCTCTCGGCGGCTGGTTAAGTTGATGCATGGACAGATCCAATTGGAAAGCAGGTTGGGGAAAGGGTCTCGTTTCTATTTTTCTTTAAATTTACCCCAAGCGCCCACAGAACGGATCCCGCCACCCTCACTCCCCGCCACAACCGTTGTGCACAGTTCCCCGCAACGGGCTTTAACCATTTTGGTGGCCGATGATTCCGACGATAACCGTATTCTCATTGAAGCCT
Protein-coding sequences here:
- a CDS encoding hybrid sensor histidine kinase/response regulator translates to MSAFNFHILVVDDTTANRYTMKAILGGLEHVVILEANSGEQALALTIEQQVDLILLDIQMPGMDGFETAHLLKMSASTRDIPIIFITAIYRSEHFYKQGYQVGAVDYLTKPVDENLLLNRILSYMRLLQREKSLQRTMAELQRKEHALQTAHDEIAETLRERTVALDRASDAIISADQQGHVIFWNHGAERIFGYPKQTILHTPLLRLIPDQLHETFLSHFSEVIASGEIKNSDSIYEFSGLRANGEVFPIEVSVSYWQGAERHFFSAVVRDISQRKQLETQLRHAQQISESANRAKSTFLATMSHEIRTPLNTILGMGQLLEETDLTEMQHWCVNILGNSGRALLTLINDILDLSKIEEGHLSLEHTPFDLHQLLQEVEELFTFSALAKGITLRGHFSESLPQWVMGDPTRLRQVLLNLLGNAIKFTKQGFVELSAQTMAEDEICFSVFDSGPGIAKERQQEIFLPFTQADSSTTRKYGGSGLGLTISRRLVKLMHGQIQLESRLGKGSRFYFSLNLPQAPTERIPPPSLPATTVVHSSPQRALTILVADDSDDNRILIEAFLKKSPYKLVMASNGLEALEEFKKQPFDLVLTDIQMPIMDGYEAIRQIRQWESSQKMTTRTPIIALTAHVMKEEAEQIEQAGGDLHLSKPIQKKRLLEVIQTLTHDNRLSVR